The sequence GTTCTAGAGGCTGATATTGTTCTTTCCGCGGTGGGTATTAAAACCAATATTGAAAACATAGGATTAGAAGAGGTCGGTATTGCTGTTGATAGAGATAAAATCTTGGTCAATGATTACTATCAAACCAATATTCCAGGGTACTATGCCATTGGTGATGTTACACCAGGACAAGCTTTGGCCCATGTTGCCTCGGCTGAAGGAATCCTTTGTGTTGAAAAAATAGCAGGTATGCATGTAGAGGCACTGGATTATGGAAACATACCGGGATGCACCTATTGTATCCCAGAAGTAGCTTCTGTAGGTCTTACCGAAAAGCAAGCCAAAGAACAGGGATATGATGTCAAAGTAGGCAAGTTCCCATTTTCAGCCAGTGGAAAAGCAAAAGCGGCGGGAACTCCTGACGGTTTTGTTAAAGTTATTTTTGATGCTAAATATGGCGAATGGTTAGGATGCCACATGATCGGTGTTGGTGTAACAGACATGATTGCAGAAGCCGTGGTAGCAAGAAAATTAGAAACCACAGGCCATGAAATCCTAAAAGCGGTTCACCCACACCCAACCATGAGTGAGGCTGTAATGGAAGCTGTAGCTGCTGCATATGGTGAAGTAATCCATTTATAATTTTTTTAGGGTGTTAAAAGTATTCAGGGCAACGGCAATATTGGAAGGAATATCTTATTTACTTCTATTTGGACTAACAATGCCATTAAAATATTGGGCAGGTATGTTAGAGCCCAACAAAGTTGTTGGCTACGCCCACGGGGCACTATTTATTATTTACGTTGTCGTTGCATTGGTTTTTTGTTGGGAACGAAAATGGACAATCAAACGATTTATTATTCTTTTTCTAGCGTCATTGCTTCCTTTTGGGACATTTTACGCGGATAAGAAATATTTGAGTAAACTAGCCTAAAAAACTTTGAATGGCAAGGTCATAGCTTTGAAGTCCAAAACCTAAAATCACGCCTTTGGCTCCTGAAGAAATATAGGAAACATGCCTAAAATCTTCCCGTTTATGGGTGTTTGAGATGTGAACCTCAACAACAGGTGTATTCACCGCCTTTACTGCATCTCCTATACCTACTGAAGTATGTGTATAAGACGCAGCATTCAAAACAATACCATCATGAGCAAAACCAACTTCTTGAATTTTACCTATCAACTCCCCCTCAATATTGGATTGAAAGTATTCCAATTCAACCTGAGGAAATTTTTGTTGTAGTTGAACAAAATAGTCTTCAAAGGTGGTACTCCCGTAGACCTCTGGCTCACGTTTTCCCAGTAAATTCAGATTAGGGCCGTTGATGATAATTAGTTTCATAGGATAAATGTACCAATATTTTTAGGGCATAAAAAAAAGAGGAAGCAACAACTTCCTCTTTTTATAGCTATTGTTAGTTTCTTAATTAAATCTATAACCAGC is a genomic window of Flagellimonas sp. CMM7 containing:
- a CDS encoding DUF3817 domain-containing protein, which codes for MLKVFRATAILEGISYLLLFGLTMPLKYWAGMLEPNKVVGYAHGALFIIYVVVALVFCWERKWTIKRFIILFLASLLPFGTFYADKKYLSKLA
- the aroQ gene encoding type II 3-dehydroquinate dehydratase, giving the protein MKLIIINGPNLNLLGKREPEVYGSTTFEDYFVQLQQKFPQVELEYFQSNIEGELIGKIQEVGFAHDGIVLNAASYTHTSVGIGDAVKAVNTPVVEVHISNTHKREDFRHVSYISSGAKGVILGFGLQSYDLAIQSFLG